Proteins from one Aureimonas sp. SA4125 genomic window:
- a CDS encoding TraY domain-containing protein — MARMILDQLDPEIERLLELRAQRTGRSVEREAESILGLALAPGKKGRALKRDRLAVENDVRDILALGQRLPKDFDLKQFSDELSDGVG; from the coding sequence ATGGCCCGCATGATCCTTGATCAGCTTGACCCAGAGATCGAGCGTCTGCTCGAGCTTCGCGCGCAGCGTACCGGACGCAGCGTCGAGCGCGAGGCGGAGAGCATCCTCGGCCTGGCGCTAGCACCGGGAAAAAAAGGGCGCGCGTTAAAACGTGATCGTCTAGCGGTCGAGAATGACGTCCGGGACATTCTCGCTCTGGGTCAGCGACTCCCCAAGGATTTCGACCTCAAGCAGTTCAGCGACGAATTGTCGGACGGAGTCGGGTGA